TGTACGAGGTGGCCGAGCCGACGCCGAACGCGGTGTTCGCCGCGCTGGACGGCTACGACCAGGCGGCGGTGCTCGTCGGCGACGTGCCGGACCTGCCCGCGCTGACCGTCGGCAAGCTGCTGCGCCCGCTCACCACCCGACCGGTCGCGGTCGCTCCGGTGGAGGGCGGTGGGCCGGGCCTGCTCGGTGTGGCCGCGCGGCTGCCCGTGCCGGGCTGGCTACCCCCGCTGGACCTGGACACGGCGACGCCGGCCGACGCGCGGGCCGGTGCCCCCCGACCTCAGGACGTGGCGGTCACCGCCGGCTGGCGTCGGCTGCGCGGCCCGGCCGACCTGGCCACCCTGGACCCGGCCTTCGAGGGCTGGGAAGCCACCCGCGCCCTGCTCTCGGGCTCGGGCCGGCCGGCCTGACCGGGCGCCCGCCGTCGATCGGCGCGGGCATCCGGGTTCTGTCGTCAGGGCTTGGCGTCGCCGTCGGTGTCGGGCCCGCCGTCGGTGTCGTCGGGCTGGCCGGGAGCCTTCTCCTCCACCCCGCCGGGCGCGGTGAAGTCGAAGTTGTCCAGCTCGCTCAGGTCCATGTCGTTCATCGCGAACGCGACCGGGTCGGCGAAGTCGTCGTCCGACGGGAGCAGGTCCGGGTGGCCCCAGACCGCGTCCCGGCCGGCGATGCCGCGGTGCTCGGTGAGCGCGGCCCAGAGCGCCGCCGCCTCGCGCAGCCGGCGCGGACGCAGCTCCAGGCCGACCAGCGCGGCGAAGGTCTGCTCGGCCGGACCGCCGGCGGCCCGGCGGCGGCGGAACGCCTCACCCAGCCGGACGACGTTGGGCAGCCGGTCGCTGGCGGCGCTGTCCACGACGTGGCACACCCAGCCCTCGACCAGCGCCAGCGCGGTCTCCAGTCGGGCCAGGGAGGCCTTCTGCGCCGGGCTGTCCTCCGGCGTGAAGATGCCCTCCAGGGCGATCGCCTGCATCGACTCCGGGTCGGTCGGGTCGACCCGCCCCATCGCCTCCTCGATCGCCTCCCGGTTGACCCGGATGCCCGAGGCGTACATCTCCACCGCGCTGAGCACGTGCCCGCGCAGCCACGGGACGTGCTGGAACAGCCGCTGGTGGGCGGCCTCGCGCAGCGCCACGTAGAGGCGTACCTCGTCCTCGGGCAGCTCCAGGCCCTCGCCGTACGCCCGGATGTTGGCCGGGATCAGCGCGGCCGTGCCGGCCGGGCCGAGCGGCAGCCCGATGTCGCCGGCGGAGAGCACCTCCGCGGCGAGGGAGCCGAGGGCCTGCCCCAACTGCCCGCCGAAGAGCGCGCCGCCGAGGGTTGCCACCATCGACTGCATCGGGCCGAGCTGGGCGCGCGCCTCCGGCGGCACCAGGTCGCCCATCGCGCCGACCATCCGGCTGGCCACCGGGTCGCAGAGCTTGCGCCACACGTCCAGCGTCTTGAAGATCCACTCATTGCGGTTCCAGGCGACCGGGGACTGGATGCCGGACGGCCATGCCGAGGCGGGCTCCAGCCACAGGTCGGCCAGGCGCAGCGCCTCTTCCACCGCGTTGCGCTCGTAGGGCGACACCGCCGGGTCGCCGGCGGCCGCCAGTTGGCTGGCCGCCACCTGCCGGGCCAGGTCCCAGTTGACCGGCCCGCTGCCCGGCGCGGAGAGCAGGTGCTGCAACTGCGACATGAACTGCTGCATCTGCGCGGGATCGTTGGGGTCTGGTGGTTGCCCACCCGGTAGCGCGAAACCGAACGGAATATCAGGCACGACGTCTACGGTACGCGCGCCGCGCCCCAGGTCGCCGCCGCTGGCGTTGCGCTGAGGGCGAAGTCGCGCGGCGCATGCGGCAACCGGGCCCCGAGCGGTCGGTACGCTCTGCCGCATGAGACGTCGTGGCCTGACGGTCCTGCTCGGTGCCCTGTTCACCGCCCTGCTGAGCATCGGGGTGCTCCGGGTGCCGATCCCGTACGTGGTGCTCGGCCCGGGCCCGACGGTCAACACCCTCGGCACCGCCGACGGCAAGGAGGTCATCCAGATCTCCGGGCGGGAGACGTCCACGTCCGCCGGCCAGCTCCGGTTGACCACCGTGGGGGTGCAGCCCACGGTGCGGCTCCGAGGGGCGATCGCCGGCTGGTTCTCCGACGACGAGGCGGTGGTGCCGCGCGAGCTGGTGTACCCGCCGGGGGAGTCGACGGAGCAGGTCGAGCAGCGCAACGCCGAGGACTTCAAGGTGTCGCAGACCAGCGCCGAGACCGCGGCGCTTCGCGAACTGGGCTTCCCGGTGCAGGTGGTGATCAAGACGGTGGCCGCGGACGGCCCGTCCGCCGGGGTGCTCAAGGTCGGTGACGTGATCACCACGGTCGACGGTAAGCCGGTGCCGGTGGCCTCGAAGGTCACCGAGCTGGTCCGGGCAAAGCCGGCCGGCACGGCCCTGACCATCGGCTACACCCGCGACGGCGCGCCGGCCACCGCGACGGTGACCAGTCAGGAGCAGGACGGCCGGCCGCGGATCGGCGTTGAGATCGACCAGCAGCAGCCACACCCGTTCACGCTCGGCATCGACCTGGAGGACATCGGCGGACCGAGTGCCGGCCTGATGTTCGCCCTGGGCATCGTGGACAAGCTGACCCCGGCCGACCTCACCGGCGGCCAGGTCATCGCCGGCACCGGCACCATCGACGACGAGGGCAACGTCGGCCCGATCGGCGGGATCGCCCAGAAACTGGTCGGTGCGAAGCGCGCCGGGGCCAAGGTCTTCCTGGTGCCGGCGGACAACTGCGCCGAGGCGGTCCGCAACCCGCAACCCGACCTGCCGCTGCTGCGAGTGGGCTCGTTGGACGAAGGACTGACCGCGCTGGAGACGCTGCGGGCGGGGGGACAGCCGACCCGCTGCTGACGCGTGCGACCGTGCCCCGCCGCGTTCAGGAACACCCCGTACTCTGGGTGCCTGGTCGGAGCCGATCACATTCGAGCGTGCGGAGCCAACAGTGGTCATGCGTAGCAGCAGCCCCCTTCCGAGGATGAGCCGGCGCGGGCGCGTCACCATCGCCGTCCTGGTCGGGGTGTTCGTGCTCTTCACCCTGCTCGGCTGGGGTGTGCAGGCGTGGACGGACTGGCTCTGGTTCGACGAGGTCCGCTACACCGAGGTCTTCACCGGCGTGCTGGTCACCCGGCTGCTGCTCTTCCTCGCCGTCGGCCTCGGCATGGCGGTCATCGTCGGCGGCAACCTGTGGCTGGCCCACCGGCTGCGCCCGCGGCTGCGTCCGCACTCGGTCGAGCAGGCGACCCTGGAGCGCTACCGGATGGCGCTCAGCCCGCGCCTCGGCACCTGGATCGCGCTGACCGCCGCCGTGGTCGGGCTCTTCGCCGGCCTCTCCGGGCAGAGCCGGTGGAACCAGTGGCTGCTCTTCCGCAACGGCGGCGACTTTGGAATCAAGGACCCGGAGTTCGGGGTCGACATCGGCTTCTACGTCTTCCAGCTGCCGTTCTGGCGCTACCTGCTCGGGGTCGCGTTCACCGCCGTGGTGCTGGCCGTGATCGGCGCGCTGGCTGTGCACTACCTCTTCGGCGGGGTTCGCCTGCAGGGTGTCGGGGACCGGATGAGCAACGCCGCCCGCGCTCACCTGAGCAGCCTCGTCGCGGTCTTCGTGCTGCTCAAGTCTGTCGCGTACGTGCTGGACCGGCGGGCGATGCTGCTGGAGTACAACGAGGGCGCCAAGCTGTACGGCGCCGGCTACGCGGACGTCAACGCGCTGCTGCCGGCGAAGGAGATCCTGGCCTACATCTCGATCGTGGTGGCGATCGCGATCATCGTGTTCTCCAACGCCTGGATGCGGAACCTGGTCTGGCCGGGCATCTCGCTCGCCCTGCTCGGCGTGTCCGCGGTGGCCATCGGCGGCATCTATCCCTGGGCGGTGCAGACCTTCGAGGTCAAGCCGAGCGCCAAGGACAAGGAGGCGCCGTACATCCAGCGCAGCATCGACGCGACCCGGGCGGCGTTCGGGTTGGGGGCCACCGAGACGACCCCGTACGCGGCGAGCAACCTCACCCCGCCGGCCAACCTGGCCACCGACACTTCCGTGGTGTCGAACGTGCGGCTGCTCGACCCGCAGTTGGTCAGCGAGACCTACACCCAGCTCCAGCAGGTGCGCGGCTTCTACGACTTCGGCCCCAAGCTGGACATCGACCGGTACGGGGTGAACGGCAAGACCTCCGATTACGTGGTCGGCGTCCGGGAGATCAACTACGGCGAGCTGACCGATCAGCAGAACACCTGGATCAACCGGCACACCGTCTACACACACGGGTACGGGCTGGTGGCCGCCCCGGCGAACCAGGTGGTCTGCGGTGGGCAGCCGTTCTTCGTCTCCGGCTTCCTCGGCGAGCGGACCCAGGAGGCGTGCTCCTCGCAGACCGAGCAGATCCCGGCGAAGCAGCCGCGCATCTACTACGGCGAGCGGATGGCCGCCGACGACTACGCGATCGTCGGGCAGTCCGACCCGAACAAGAAGGCCGAGTTCGACCGGCCGGTGGGTGAGGGTGGCGGCGAGTCCTACACCTACACCGGCGAGGGCGGCGTGGAGATCGGCTCCTTCACCCGGCGGCTGCTGTACGCCATCAAGGAGCAGGAGTCGAACTTCCTGCTCTCCGAGGCGGTCAACAAGGACTCCAGGCTGCTGTACGTGCGCAACCCGCGGGACCGGGTGGAGAAGGTCGCGCCGTTCCTCACGCTGGACGGCGACCCGTACCCGGCGGTGGTCGACGGCCGGGTGCAGTGGATCGTCGACGGCTACACCACGGCGGCGACCTACCCGTACGCCGAGCGGGTCAACCTCCAGACCGAGACCACCGACGAGCTGACCAACCGGGGCACCTTCCAGCTGGCCCGGGAGAACGTCAACTACATGCGCAACTCGGTGAAGGCCACCGTCGACGCGTACGACGGCACAGTGAAGCTCTACGAGTACGACGACACCGACCCGGTGCTCAAGGCGTGGAACAAGGCGTTCGGCGGTGACCTGGTGCTGCCGAAGGCGGAGATTCCGGTCGAGCTGACCGAGCACCTGCGCTACCCGGCGGACATGTTCAAGGTGCAGCGGAACCTGCTCACCAAGTTCCACGTGACCAACCCGGGCGACTTCTACTCGGCACAGGACTTCTGGCAGGTGCCCAACGTGCCGGACGCGCCGGACAGCGGCCAGAAGCAGCCCCCGTACTACCTGTTCACCCAGTTCCCGGGGCAGGAGAGCCCGCGGTTCCAGCTCACCTCCGCGGTCACCCCGAACGGCCGGCAGAACCTCGCGGCGCTCATCTCGGGGTCGTACGTCGAGGGGCAGCCGCGGCTGGAGGTGCTGGAGCTGCCGGACCAGACCCGGATCTCCGGTCCGGTGCAGGTGCACCAGCAGATGACCAACAACGCCAACATCCGCCAGCAGCTCAACCTGCTCTCCAGCAACCAGGCGCAGGTGCAGTACGGCAACCTGCTCTCGCTGCCGTTCGCCGACGGCATGCTCTACGTCGAGCCGGTCTACGTGAAGAGCAACCAGCAGGACGCGTACCCGCTGCTGCAGAAGGTGCTGCTCTCGTACGGCGACGGCGGCTCCTTCGTGGCGCTCGCCGACAACATCAATGACGGCATCAAGCAGCTGGTCGAGCAGGGCAAGCGGGCCGGGCAGGGCGCGCCGCCGCCCCCGACCACCGGGGGCAACCCGACCACGCCGCCGCCGAGCCCCGGCACCGGCACCCCGCCGATGACGGGTGAGCTGGCCGACGCGGCGAACCGGGTGCAGACCGCCATCACCGAGGTCCGGGCCGCGCAGACGTCCGGCGACTTCGAGCGGTACGGTCGGGCGCTCAAGGCGCTGGACGAGGCGCTCACCGCCTTCCAGCAGGCGCAGCAGGCGGGCAACCCGCCCGCTTCGCCCGGTGGCAGCCCGTCGCCGAGCGGCAGCGCGCCGCCGCCCCCCGGCCCGACCACCGGCGCGGGCGGCTGACCCCGTCCCTCGGGTAGCACCTCTCGGAGCCCTCGTCGTCGGATCGCACCTGGTCCTGACGGCGGGGGCTCCGCCGTGTCGGCCTGTCGCCTCCCGGACACACCTGGACGGGCCGGCCCGCAACCTGCGGCACCGGTCCGTCGTCCTCTCTGCAACGGGGTGCGGACGAGGGGGACCAGCCGATGAGGGACGCGCAGAGTTTCGACGAGTTGTACCGCGGCACGGCCCGCCGGCTGTTGCGGTACGGCTACGCGGTCACGGGCGACCACACCGAGGCGCAGGATCTGGTGCAGGAGGCGGTCGGCGCTGAGCCGCACCGGACCGCCACCGGACGCCCCGGCGCCGAGTGAGGACGGGGTTCTGCTGGTTCGCGCCCTCCGTGAGCTGCCGACCGTCCAGCGGCAGGCACTGGCCCTGCACTATCTCTTCGACATGTCGGTGGAGGACATCGCTCGGGAGGCCGACGTGCCGGTCGGCACCGTGAAGTCCTGGCTGTCCCGCGGCCGGTCCCGGCTGGCCGCGCTGCTGCCCGAGCTCTCCACCGTGAAGCTGGAGGCGAACGATGTCAGCTGAACTCTCCGACCTCTACCGGTCGCTCGGCGCCGCTGCCGACGACCAGGAACTCGCTCACCCCGGACTGGTGCGGCGGCGCGCCGACCGGCGGGCCCGCGTCCGGGTCGCCAGCACCGCGCTCGCGGTGGCGGTGCTGCTCGGCGGGGTGGCGGTCGGTGGCCGGCTGGTGTGGTCGGCGGACGGCGGCACACCGCTGCCGCCGCCCGCCGACACTCCCGGCCCGGCGCCGACCGGATCGACTCCGCCCCTGTCCGTGTCCCCGTCGCCACCGTCTTCGCCGCCGTCGGGCGGCACGTCGAGTGGTACGCCGTCGGCGACCACAACGGGTGCGGGCAAGCCCCAGCGGCCAACCTCGATTCCGGACCGTGCCTTCTTCGTTCTGGCGGCCGCGAACCACACCGGCCTGGAATCGCGGATCGAGGGGGCGGTGCTGCCGGTGCTCTGCACGGCCGGTTATCCCAGCGAGTCCGCGGTGGTGCAGCGCCGCGGCCGGTACCTGGCCTACAAGCGGCCGGAAACCCCGAAGGGGTACGTGCCGGACGGCAGCTACCGGCACACCATCACCATCTACCGTCCAGGCCGTGCCGACGACGCCGTACGGGAACTGCGGCGGGCGGTTCGCGACTGCCCCGAGCAGGAGCTGCCCGACGACGGCGAGAGGATCTGGCGGCAGCGGCTGCTCGACCCGGGCAGGTACGGCGACGAGTCGGTGCTGTTCGAGATGCGGGCACCGTTCCTGGAGGTCAACGGCAAATCGGGCGGCGAGGAGGTCCGGTTGGTGCGGGCGGTCCGCGTCGACGACGTGGTGACGGTGCTCTGGGAACAGGGCTGGGAGGGCACCTCCGCCGAACGTGCCCCGTTCGACGCCGACAGCCGGCGGGCGGTCGCGGCGATCGAGGACTGGCTCGACTGACGGCGGCCCGGTGAGCGGGTGGGTGGCGGGATGTGGGTCGCTTTGCGGTGCCCCGGGTCGGTGCGCTACGGTTATCGAGTCGACGCGGGGTGGAGCAGCTCGGTAGCTCGCTGGGCTCATAACCCAGAGGTCGCAGGTTCAAATCCTGTCCCCGCTACGAGAGACACAGATCGACAGCCCGTTTCCGGTTCGCCGGAGGCGGGCTGTCGACATTGTCGGGTACGTGTGGGTGGCGCACTGGTGGTCGTGCCCTCGGGTGGCGACCCCGCCGATCATCGCCGGGACGGATGGGTTAGGGTTAACCAGTCGACGCGGGGTGGAGCAGCTCGGTAGCTCGCTGGGCTCATAACCCAGAGGTCGCAGGTTCAAATCCTGTCCCCGCTACAAATGAAAGTGCACGTCAAAGCCCGGCCCCCAGATCGTGGGGGTCGGGTTTTTTTGGCTGGGTGGCGGCGGAGCGGGTCCCGAGATTCGGCGTGGACAGTCGTGCCGAGGTTGCGCCCTTCGGCGAGGATGGGGACATGTCTTCATTCGGCAAGTGGTGGGGCCGGCTCAGCGCGGTCCTCGGTGCGGTCGTGCTGGCGGTGTTCGTGCCCGTCGCGGCCTGGGCGTCCACGGGCACCGGCGAGCTGGTGGTGGAGGCCGCCCGGCGGCGGTCCCGCGGTGGTGGCTTCGGATTCCTCGGCCTGCTCTGCTGCCTGGTGGTGGTGGCGATCATCGTGTTCCTGGTGCTGCGGCTGACCCGCAACCGCCGGGGCGGTCCGCCGCGCTGACCCGGGCGTGGCCGCCCGTGTCCGGCCGGCCAGCGGCTCGTGACACCGGCGGCGGCCAGTCGGCCGCCGCCGGTGTCACGCCGCCAGGGCGGCGTTGGCCTGGGCGATGAACCGGGAGGTGGCCGCGCGGGTGCCGGCGCGCCCGGAGCGGACGCTCTCCGCGGCGGTGACGAGCAGGGTACGCACCTTGGCGTGCCCCTTCGGGGGTGGCGCCGGCGCCGGCCCGAGCTGTTCGGCGATGCTGACGTTGAACGCGGCGGCTCGCTGCTGCGCCGGGTCGGTGATGCTGCCCTCGGTGTAGCGGCGGACGGCGATGCTGGCGTTGAGGCCGCGTTCGTGGCCGAGGACGGTCCCGGCCTCGCCGTTCGTGGTCAAAAAGTTGATCACGTCGATGACGGTGTCCGGGTGGCGGGTGCCGCGGAACGCCGCCCAGTACATCGACGCACGCGCCCACTGTGCACCAGGTGGGCCGGGGAAGCCGACCACGCCCAGCTCGGCCTCGGTGAGCCGTTGCAGCTCCGGCAGTTGGTGGGACCAGGCGAAGGACGCGGCGGTCAACCCGCTGACCACCAGTTGCCGGGCCGGCTCCCCGCTGTCGGCCTGCTCGACAAGTGCCGCGCCCGGTGTGGCCCGCCCGGCCCGGGCGCGCTGCCACAGCTCGAACCAGCCGATCAGCTCGTCCGCGCCGAAGCCGAGCTGGTGCCCCCGGTAGAACTCGCCGCCCTGGGCGCGCAGCCAGAGCCAGAGCGCGCGGTAGTCGCCGGACGCGTCCATGGTGCCGGCCACCCGGCCGTCGCTGGCCTCGGTGACCTGTTCCGCCCAGGCGATGTAGTCCGCCCAGGGCATCCCGCTGCGTGGCTCCGGCATCCGCAGCTCCCGCAGCAGGTCCCGGTTGAAGACCACCGCCGCGAGGGTCTGGCCGCCGGCCACCGCCATCGTCCGCCCGTCCACAGTGCCGTAGCGGATCAGGCTCTCCGGCAGGCCGCGCAGGTCCAGGCGATGGTCGGCGACCCGCTCGCTGAGGTCGAGGACGATCTGGCGCTGGGTGTACTCGGTCAGCACGGCGTCGTCGAGCTGGATCAGGTCCGGCACGTTGCCGCCGGCCGCCTGGGTGGCCAGCCGGTCGTAGTAGCCGTCGGCGCCCTGCCAGGTGACGCGGAAGGTGACCCGGGGGTTGCGCTCCGAGTAGAGCCGCAGCACCTTCTCGGTCAGCTCGGCCCGCTTCGTCCCGCCCCACCAGAAGACCGACAGCTCGACCGGCCCCTCGTCGGTCGATGTGGCGGGGCCGTCGCTGCATCCGGTCAGCCCGCCGGCGGCCAGCAGGGGAGCACCGAGCAGCGCGCCCAGCACCCGGCGCCGGCCCGGGTCGGCGTCGAAGCGGTCGATCGGGGGTCGAACAGCGGGCACGGGGTCTCCTGGCACCTGCGGGCGGCGGCGGTCGGACCATTCACGCAGGCGGCGTGGGAAGGTGTCAACGTCCGTCCGGGCACCCCTGCCCAGAACGGCGGTGCGGGTGGTCGAAGGAGGCCCCCCGGTGCCGCGTGGTGTACTAGGGCGCGTGGAACTTCTGCACTCGGGCAAGGTCCGGGACGTCTACGCCGACGGCGACGACCTGATCCTGGTCGCCTCGGACCGCATCTCGATCTACGACGTGGCGCTGCCGACGCCGATTCCGGACAAGGGTCGCCTGCTCACCGCGCTCTCGCTGTGGTGGTTCGAGCAGCTCGCCGACCTGGTGCCGAACCACGTCATCTCCGCCGCCGACGTGCCGGCGGAGTTCGCCGGGCGGGCGATCCGCTGCCAGCGCCTGGACATGGTCCCGGTCGAGTGCGTCGCCCGGGGCTACCTCACCGGCGGCGGCCTGCGGGAGTACGAGCGCACCGGCGCGGTCTCCGGCGTGCCGCTGCCCCGAGGGCTGGGCGAGGCGTCGATCCTGCCCAAGCCGATCTTCACACCGTCGAGCAAGGCACCGATGGGTGAGCACGACGAACCCATCACGTACGACGACGTGGTGGACAAGGTGGGCGAGGCGACTGCCGAGCGACTGCGGCAGATCACCCTCGACGTCTACCGGCGCGGCGCGGAGCTGGCCGCCGACCGGGGCATCCTGGTCGCCGACACCAAGATCGAGCTGGGCTGGGCGCCGGACGGCACGCTGGTCCTCGCCGACGAACTGCTCACCTCCGACTCGTCCCGGTTCTGGCCGGCCGAGTCGTACCAGCCCGGGCGGGTGCAGTTCTCCTACGACAAGCAGTACGTGCGGGACTGGGCCACCGGCAGCGGCTGGGACAAGCAGGGCCCGGCGCCGGATCTGCCGGCCGAGGTGGTCGAGGCGACCCGGGCCCGCTACGTCGAGGTCTACGAGAAGCTCACCGGCAACCGCTGGGAGTAACCGCTCAGTCCACCCAGTCCAGGGTGCGCTGGACGGCCTTGTGCCACTGGCGCAGCTCCTGCTCGCGCAGCTCGGGGGCCATGGTCGGCTCCCACTGCGCGTCGGAGCGCCACTGTGCCCGCAGGGTGGCCAGGTCCGGCCAGAAACCGACCGCCAGACCGGCCGCGTACGCGGCGCCGAGGCAGGTGGTCTCGGTGATCCGGGAGCGGACCACCGGCACGTCGAGCACGTCGGCGAGGAACTGCATGAGCAGGCCGTTGGCGGTCATGCCGCCGTCCACCCGGAGTCGACGCAGCGCCACGTCGGAGTCGGCGTTCATCGCGTCGACCACCTCGCGGGTCTGCCACGCCGACGCCTCCAGGACCGCACGGGCCAGGTGCCCCTTGGTGATGTAGCCGGTCAGACCGGCGATCACCCCACGGGCGTCGCTACGCCAGTGCGGAGCGAACAGGCCCGAGAACGCCGGCACCACGTAGCAGCCGCCGTTGTCGTCCACGGTGCGGGCCAACTCCTCCACCTCGGCGGCCGTGGAGATCAACCCGAGGTTGTCCCGCAGCCACTGCACCAGTGAACCGGTGACCGCGATGGCGCCCTCCAGGGCGTACGCCGGTGGTTGGCCCTTGATCCGGTAGGCGACCGTGGTGAGCAGGCCGTGCGTCGACGGGACCGGGCTGGCCCCGGTGTTGAGCAGCAGGAAGCTGCCGGTGCCGTAGGTGCACTTCGCCTCGCCCGGCTGGAAGCAGGTCTGGCCGAACAGGGCCGCCTGCTGGTCGCCGAGCGCGCTGGCCACCGGCACTCCGGCCAGCACTCCGGTGGCGGTGCCGTACACCTCGGCGGAGCTGCGGATCTCCGGCAGCATGGCCGCCGGCACGCCCATCGCGTCCAGCAGTTCCGGGGCCCAGGCCAGGGTGGCGAGGTCCATCAGCATCGTCCGGCTGGCATTTGTCACGTCGGTGACGTGCTCGCCGGTCAGCTTCCAGATCAGCCAGCTGTCCATGGTGCCGAAGAGCACCTCGCCGCGCTCGGCGCGCTCGCGCAGGCCGTCAACCTCGTCCAGCAGCCAGCGCAGCTTCGGCCCGGCGAAGTAGGTGGCCAGCGGAAGGCCGGTGCGGGTCCGGAACAGCTCCTCGCCGTACGCCGTCTCCAGCTCGCGCAGCAGCGGCCCGGTCCGGGTGTCCTGCCAGACCAGCGCGTTGGCCACCGGTCGTCCGGTGGCCCGGTCCCAGACCACTGTCGTCTCCCGCTGGTTGGTGATGCCGACCGCGGCCAGCCCGGCCGTGTCGGTGCCGGCCGACCGCAGCGCCTCCTGGACGACCTGCTGGACGTTTTCCCAGATCTCCTCGGCGTCGTGTTCCACCCAGCCGGGTCGGGGAAAGATCTGCCGGTGCTCGCGCTGCGCCACGGCGACGATCTCCCCGGCCCGGTCGAAGACGATGCACCGCGAGGAGGTGGTGCCCTGATCGATGGCGGCGACGTACTGGGGGGTCACGGCAGCACCGTACCCGGACCCGCCGCGCGGTGCGACAGGCGTCACGGTCGGTTGCGGCCTGCCGCCGTCCCGCGCCGACCGATTCGCCTACGATCTGCGAACGTGCGTGACATCGCCGTTTTCAGTGGAACCGCCCATCCCGACCTCGCCACCGAGATCTGCGCCCACCTGGGGGTGCCGCTGCATCCCGTGCGGGTCTCCCGGTTCGCCAACGACTGCCTGGAAGTGCAACTGCAGGCCAACTGCCGGGAGCGGGACGTCTTTCTGATCCAGCCGCTGGTGCCGCCGGTGCAGGAGCACCTGGTCGAGCTGCTGCTGATGATCGACGCCGCCCGGGGGGCGTCCGCCGGCCGGATCACTGTGGTGCTGCCGCACTACGCGTACGCCCGCTCGGACAAGAAGGACGCGCCGCGGATCTCGATCGGCGCCCGGCTCGTCGCCGACCTGCTCACCTCGGCCGGCGCCGACCGGGTGCTCGCGATGACCCTGCACTCGCCCCAGGTGCACGGCTTCTTCAGCGTGCCCGTGGACCACCTGCACGCGCTGCGCGAGCTGGCCGCCCACTTCCGGCGCTACGACCTCAGCAACACCGTCGTCGTCTCGCCCGACCTGGGCAACGCCAAGGAGGCCGCGGCCTTCGCCCGGCTGCTCGGCACGCCGGTGGCGGCGGGGGCGAAGCAGCGGTTCAGCGACGACCTGGTCAAGATCAGCGCGGTGATCGGTGAGGTGACCGACAAGGACGTCATCGTGCTGGACGACGAGATCGCCAAGGGCAGCACGGTCGTCGAGCTGATGGAGCACCTGCGGGGCCTGAAGGTCCGCTCG
Above is a window of Micromonospora coriariae DNA encoding:
- a CDS encoding zinc-dependent metalloprotease, yielding MQQFMSQLQHLLSAPGSGPVNWDLARQVAASQLAAAGDPAVSPYERNAVEEALRLADLWLEPASAWPSGIQSPVAWNRNEWIFKTLDVWRKLCDPVASRMVGAMGDLVPPEARAQLGPMQSMVATLGGALFGGQLGQALGSLAAEVLSAGDIGLPLGPAGTAALIPANIRAYGEGLELPEDEVRLYVALREAAHQRLFQHVPWLRGHVLSAVEMYASGIRVNREAIEEAMGRVDPTDPESMQAIALEGIFTPEDSPAQKASLARLETALALVEGWVCHVVDSAASDRLPNVVRLGEAFRRRRAAGGPAEQTFAALVGLELRPRRLREAAALWAALTEHRGIAGRDAVWGHPDLLPSDDDFADPVAFAMNDMDLSELDNFDFTAPGGVEEKAPGQPDDTDGGPDTDGDAKP
- a CDS encoding YlbL family protein; this translates as MRRRGLTVLLGALFTALLSIGVLRVPIPYVVLGPGPTVNTLGTADGKEVIQISGRETSTSAGQLRLTTVGVQPTVRLRGAIAGWFSDDEAVVPRELVYPPGESTEQVEQRNAEDFKVSQTSAETAALRELGFPVQVVIKTVAADGPSAGVLKVGDVITTVDGKPVPVASKVTELVRAKPAGTALTIGYTRDGAPATATVTSQEQDGRPRIGVEIDQQQPHPFTLGIDLEDIGGPSAGLMFALGIVDKLTPADLTGGQVIAGTGTIDDEGNVGPIGGIAQKLVGAKRAGAKVFLVPADNCAEAVRNPQPDLPLLRVGSLDEGLTALETLRAGGQPTRC
- a CDS encoding UPF0182 family membrane protein, whose protein sequence is MRSSSPLPRMSRRGRVTIAVLVGVFVLFTLLGWGVQAWTDWLWFDEVRYTEVFTGVLVTRLLLFLAVGLGMAVIVGGNLWLAHRLRPRLRPHSVEQATLERYRMALSPRLGTWIALTAAVVGLFAGLSGQSRWNQWLLFRNGGDFGIKDPEFGVDIGFYVFQLPFWRYLLGVAFTAVVLAVIGALAVHYLFGGVRLQGVGDRMSNAARAHLSSLVAVFVLLKSVAYVLDRRAMLLEYNEGAKLYGAGYADVNALLPAKEILAYISIVVAIAIIVFSNAWMRNLVWPGISLALLGVSAVAIGGIYPWAVQTFEVKPSAKDKEAPYIQRSIDATRAAFGLGATETTPYAASNLTPPANLATDTSVVSNVRLLDPQLVSETYTQLQQVRGFYDFGPKLDIDRYGVNGKTSDYVVGVREINYGELTDQQNTWINRHTVYTHGYGLVAAPANQVVCGGQPFFVSGFLGERTQEACSSQTEQIPAKQPRIYYGERMAADDYAIVGQSDPNKKAEFDRPVGEGGGESYTYTGEGGVEIGSFTRRLLYAIKEQESNFLLSEAVNKDSRLLYVRNPRDRVEKVAPFLTLDGDPYPAVVDGRVQWIVDGYTTAATYPYAERVNLQTETTDELTNRGTFQLARENVNYMRNSVKATVDAYDGTVKLYEYDDTDPVLKAWNKAFGGDLVLPKAEIPVELTEHLRYPADMFKVQRNLLTKFHVTNPGDFYSAQDFWQVPNVPDAPDSGQKQPPYYLFTQFPGQESPRFQLTSAVTPNGRQNLAALISGSYVEGQPRLEVLELPDQTRISGPVQVHQQMTNNANIRQQLNLLSSNQAQVQYGNLLSLPFADGMLYVEPVYVKSNQQDAYPLLQKVLLSYGDGGSFVALADNINDGIKQLVEQGKRAGQGAPPPPTTGGNPTTPPPSPGTGTPPMTGELADAANRVQTAITEVRAAQTSGDFERYGRALKALDEALTAFQQAQQAGNPPASPGGSPSPSGSAPPPPGPTTGAGG
- a CDS encoding RNA polymerase sigma factor, encoding MRDAQSFDELYRGTARRLLRYGYAVTGDHTEAQDLVQEAVGAEPHRTATGRPGAE
- a CDS encoding RNA polymerase sigma factor — protein: MHYLFDMSVEDIAREADVPVGTVKSWLSRGRSRLAALLPELSTVKLEANDVS
- a CDS encoding ABC transporter substrate-binding protein — protein: MPAVRPPIDRFDADPGRRRVLGALLGAPLLAAGGLTGCSDGPATSTDEGPVELSVFWWGGTKRAELTEKVLRLYSERNPRVTFRVTWQGADGYYDRLATQAAGGNVPDLIQLDDAVLTEYTQRQIVLDLSERVADHRLDLRGLPESLIRYGTVDGRTMAVAGGQTLAAVVFNRDLLRELRMPEPRSGMPWADYIAWAEQVTEASDGRVAGTMDASGDYRALWLWLRAQGGEFYRGHQLGFGADELIGWFELWQRARAGRATPGAALVEQADSGEPARQLVVSGLTAASFAWSHQLPELQRLTEAELGVVGFPGPPGAQWARASMYWAAFRGTRHPDTVIDVINFLTTNGEAGTVLGHERGLNASIAVRRYTEGSITDPAQQRAAAFNVSIAEQLGPAPAPPPKGHAKVRTLLVTAAESVRSGRAGTRAATSRFIAQANAALAA
- a CDS encoding phosphoribosylaminoimidazolesuccinocarboxamide synthase; this encodes MELLHSGKVRDVYADGDDLILVASDRISIYDVALPTPIPDKGRLLTALSLWWFEQLADLVPNHVISAADVPAEFAGRAIRCQRLDMVPVECVARGYLTGGGLREYERTGAVSGVPLPRGLGEASILPKPIFTPSSKAPMGEHDEPITYDDVVDKVGEATAERLRQITLDVYRRGAELAADRGILVADTKIELGWAPDGTLVLADELLTSDSSRFWPAESYQPGRVQFSYDKQYVRDWATGSGWDKQGPAPDLPAEVVEATRARYVEVYEKLTGNRWE